The DNA window CAATTTTAGGTGGAATGGGGACGCTGGCAACAGAGAGTTATGTACGTCTGTTAGATAAAAGAACGCCAATTCATCGTGATCAAGATTACTTAAACTATTTAGTTGTTAACCATGCAACCGTTCCTGATCGTACTACATGGATTCTCGATCATAGTCAACCAGATCCTAATGAGGCCCTGATTGAAGATATTAAACAGCAAAGTCTTTTGAATCCTGCATTCTTTGTTTTAATTTGTAATACAGCCCATTACTCTTTTGATAAGTTACAGGCAGCAACGGAGATTCCAATTCTCAATATGCTGCAAGAAACGGTTAACGAGATCAAGAAGATTAAGCCGGATGCAAAGCGGGTTGGCCTATTAGCCACTAAGGGAACTTTGGCAG is part of the Limosilactobacillus reuteri genome and encodes:
- a CDS encoding aspartate/glutamate racemase family protein; this translates as MQQFFTILGGMGTLATESYVRLLDKRTPIHRDQDYLNYLVVNHATVPDRTTWILDHSQPDPNEALIEDIKQQSLLNPAFFVLICNTAHYSFDKLQAATEIPILNMLQETVNEIKKIKPDAKRVGLLATKGTLAANLYDPYIEKAGYELIKPTPEIADMTEDLIYHDIKEAGHSDGKKYHELVRKMIEEQGADVVVLGCTELSFAEEMDPETKYPVADSQSIIVDRSLERALKLRQNNKN